A portion of the Sulfuricurvum kujiense DSM 16994 genome contains these proteins:
- a CDS encoding protein-glutamate methylesterase/protein-glutamine glutaminase — protein sequence MIKVFVIDDSAVVRNAFKRIFEKASDIELIGQATNPVDAFNVFKTVGLPDVFILDIEMPKMDGLEFLQLINRQKPIPVIICSTMAGPGSSAAIDAMRMGAVDVVHKPNINVGKFFDDATEDFLDKVRAASKAKVRFNSRIATRKYTLSEEEYGKNSALPASKKIVAIGSSTGGVQVIEEIVQHLKVNHPAIVITQHMPPGFTKSFADRLNSLVPHSDIKEASQGDKLLPGRILIAPGDLHMEVKKSGFGYEITLKDYPKVSSHKPSVDVLFASMAKEVGPMGVGVILTGMGEDGASKLLAMKEAGALTYAQDEKSCTVYGMPKKAVEFGAVKSSLSILEIADMINNLR from the coding sequence ATGATTAAAGTATTTGTCATTGACGATTCCGCCGTTGTTAGAAATGCCTTTAAACGAATTTTCGAAAAAGCCAGCGATATAGAGCTGATTGGTCAAGCAACCAACCCTGTCGATGCATTTAACGTTTTTAAAACCGTAGGGCTTCCGGATGTTTTTATCTTGGATATCGAGATGCCTAAAATGGACGGTTTGGAGTTTTTACAGCTGATTAACCGGCAAAAGCCGATCCCGGTCATTATCTGCTCTACGATGGCCGGTCCGGGAAGCAGTGCGGCTATCGATGCGATGCGGATGGGAGCCGTCGATGTCGTTCATAAGCCGAATATCAATGTGGGTAAATTCTTCGACGATGCGACTGAGGATTTTTTAGACAAAGTAAGAGCCGCTTCGAAAGCAAAAGTTCGTTTCAACTCACGCATTGCTACCCGAAAATATACCTTATCGGAAGAAGAGTACGGAAAGAATTCTGCCCTTCCCGCATCCAAAAAAATCGTCGCTATCGGCTCATCCACAGGAGGCGTTCAGGTCATCGAAGAGATTGTTCAGCATTTAAAAGTAAACCACCCGGCCATCGTTATAACCCAGCATATGCCTCCGGGATTTACCAAATCGTTTGCGGATCGTCTTAATTCGTTAGTCCCCCATTCGGATATCAAAGAAGCCTCGCAAGGAGACAAACTGCTGCCGGGGCGTATCTTGATCGCGCCGGGCGATCTTCATATGGAAGTCAAAAAATCAGGTTTCGGCTACGAAATCACATTAAAGGATTATCCAAAAGTCAGTTCCCACAAACCAAGTGTTGACGTACTGTTTGCTTCGATGGCTAAAGAAGTCGGTCCGATGGGAGTAGGCGTTATCTTAACAGGTATGGGAGAAGACGGTGCCAGTAAGTTGTTAGCGATGAAAGAAGCAGGTGCACTTACCTATGCGCAAGACGAAAAATCTTGTACTGTATACGGGATGCCAAAAAAAGCGGTGGAATTCGGAGCCGTTAAAAGCTCTCTCTCAATCTTAGAGATTGCCGATATGATTAATAATTTGAGATAA
- a CDS encoding chemotaxis protein CheW — protein MNHEDALEAELEQDDQYLLFYVGGDIYAIRALSTSEIVEYSTITKVPLMPSFVKGVTNIRGNIVPVIDMLDRFNLGKTEVNNKTSIIVVNYKKNDETTTQLGIIIDEVYEVDDIDSDLIQETPGFGTKVDKKFISKMGKYQGDYIAILDTQAILNIQELSRVVK, from the coding sequence ATGAATCATGAAGATGCACTGGAAGCTGAATTAGAGCAAGATGACCAATACCTCCTATTTTATGTAGGAGGAGACATCTATGCGATTAGAGCTTTAAGCACAAGTGAGATAGTTGAATATTCGACCATTACAAAAGTTCCGTTGATGCCCTCTTTCGTAAAAGGGGTAACGAATATTCGCGGAAATATCGTCCCTGTTATCGATATGCTTGATCGCTTTAATCTAGGCAAAACAGAGGTCAACAACAAAACATCGATTATTGTTGTCAACTACAAAAAAAATGACGAAACGACGACACAGCTCGGAATTATCATCGATGAAGTGTACGAAGTTGATGATATTGATAGCGACCTCATCCAAGAGACCCCGGGGTTTGGGACTAAAGTAGATAAAAAATTCATATCTAAGATGGGCAAATATCAGGGTGATTACATTGCGATTTTAGACACGCAAGCTATTTTGAATATCCAAGAATTGTCACGAGTAGTAAAATAA
- a CDS encoding CheR family methyltransferase — protein sequence MSIPILEDAEFRTFQKIFFQEAGIDLNDKKKLLVQSRLLKQLLKYKFETYTEYLRLVQINQLEKVEMINLLTTNETYFFREMEHFEFLQKELIPTYPIHTKFRIWSAATSVGAEAYSAAMLLDTMLDKNKWEIIGTDINSDVIQKARVGLYPESWVEKIPAYLRKNYCLKGKGINEGKFLIDRCLIPNMRFEEGNLLNIPSDFGQFDLIFLRNVLIYFNDATRQKVVDGVMDHLLPGGYFFISHTENLNMINTNGLERIKTSIYRKQG from the coding sequence GTGTCTATACCGATATTAGAAGATGCAGAGTTTCGAACTTTCCAAAAAATTTTTTTTCAAGAAGCCGGAATCGACTTAAATGATAAAAAGAAATTATTAGTACAAAGTAGGTTGCTAAAACAGCTGCTTAAATACAAATTTGAAACCTATACCGAATATCTCCGTTTAGTACAGATCAATCAACTCGAAAAAGTGGAAATGATTAATCTTTTAACCACCAACGAAACCTACTTCTTTAGAGAAATGGAACATTTCGAGTTTTTACAAAAAGAGCTGATTCCCACCTATCCGATCCATACAAAATTTCGTATCTGGAGCGCAGCCACGTCCGTCGGTGCGGAAGCATACAGCGCCGCTATGCTTTTGGACACGATGCTAGATAAAAACAAATGGGAGATAATCGGAACGGACATCAATTCCGATGTGATTCAAAAAGCAAGAGTAGGTCTCTATCCTGAAAGCTGGGTTGAAAAAATCCCCGCCTATCTACGTAAAAACTACTGCCTAAAGGGAAAAGGGATTAACGAGGGTAAATTTTTAATTGACCGCTGCTTAATTCCGAATATGCGATTTGAAGAAGGCAATTTGCTCAATATCCCCAGTGATTTCGGACAATTTGATTTGATTTTTTTACGTAATGTATTAATATACTTTAATGACGCAACAAGGCAAAAAGTTGTGGATGGTGTTATGGACCATCTTCTGCCCGGCGGGTATTTTTTTATTTCTCATACCGAAAATTTAAATATGATAAATACAAATGGACTTGAACGGATCAAAACTTCCATATATCGCAAACAAGGATAA
- the nspC gene encoding carboxynorspermidine decarboxylase yields MSTIDFSLLPHTPCYICEEALLEKNLQVMERVQRESGAKIILALKGFAMWSTFPLVAKYLHGCTASGLHEAKLAREKMNKEVHTYSPAFKDEDIDEIARISDDIVFNSPAQFHRYYDRVKSINPNISVSLRVNPEYSSSPVDLYNPCGVYSRLGTTLANFDESIVGKLDGLNFHALCEQNVDALEGVLEAFEAKFGPFIDGLKYVNFGGGHHITRVDYDVERLIDVIRAFKARHNDITVYLEPGEAVGWQTGPLVASVLDIVRNGMDIAILDTSAEAHMPDTLAMPYRAMVRGSGEAGEKAHTYRFGGNTCLAGDIMGDYSFDEPLKVGDKIIFEDQIHYTFVKNTTFNGIKLPSLAIWTKEGELKMVHAFGYEDYRNRLS; encoded by the coding sequence ATGAGCACTATCGATTTCTCCCTTTTACCCCATACCCCGTGCTATATCTGCGAAGAGGCTTTGTTAGAAAAAAATCTGCAAGTGATGGAGCGGGTGCAGAGAGAATCGGGTGCAAAAATCATCCTCGCCCTCAAAGGGTTCGCGATGTGGTCGACGTTTCCGCTCGTGGCAAAATACCTTCACGGATGTACAGCCAGCGGACTGCATGAAGCGAAGCTCGCGCGCGAGAAGATGAACAAAGAGGTCCATACCTACTCTCCGGCTTTTAAAGACGAGGATATCGACGAAATCGCCCGTATCAGCGACGATATCGTATTCAACTCCCCTGCGCAGTTTCACCGCTATTACGATCGTGTTAAATCAATTAATCCGAATATTTCGGTATCGCTTCGTGTCAATCCGGAGTACTCCTCTTCACCCGTCGATTTGTATAATCCGTGCGGAGTGTACAGCCGTTTGGGGACGACATTGGCTAATTTCGATGAGAGTATCGTCGGTAAACTCGACGGCCTTAATTTTCATGCCCTTTGCGAGCAGAATGTCGATGCGCTGGAGGGGGTTCTCGAAGCGTTTGAAGCAAAATTCGGCCCATTTATCGACGGACTCAAATACGTCAATTTCGGAGGAGGGCATCATATTACCCGAGTCGATTATGATGTGGAGCGTCTGATCGACGTGATCCGTGCGTTTAAAGCGCGTCATAACGATATCACCGTCTATCTCGAGCCGGGCGAAGCCGTCGGTTGGCAGACGGGCCCGCTGGTCGCATCGGTGCTCGATATCGTCCGTAACGGAATGGATATCGCGATTCTCGATACCTCTGCCGAAGCGCATATGCCCGATACCCTCGCGATGCCGTACCGTGCAATGGTACGTGGTTCGGGGGAGGCGGGAGAGAAAGCGCATACCTACCGTTTCGGCGGAAATACCTGTTTAGCGGGGGATATTATGGGAGATTATTCGTTTGATGAGCCGCTGAAAGTGGGGGACAAAATCATTTTCGAAGATCAAATTCATTATACATTTGTCAAAAATACGACGTTTAACGGAATCAAACTCCCCTCTCTGGCAATTTGGACCAAAGAGGGAGAGCTCAAAATGGTCCATGCATTCGGTTATGAAGATTATCGGAACCGACTCTCCTGA
- a CDS encoding DEAD/DEAH box helicase produces MSFTTLGLSAHLLETLSAKGYSEPTPIQAQVIPLVLRGRDILGAAQTGTGKTAAFALPIIQKLNASSESGQASARALIIVPTRELASQVAEAIRSYAEGLELNCIALYGGANMARQAKELSEGVDIIVATPGRLIELNKQGHVPLSRIEYLVFDEADTIFDMGFIREVGQIIDLLPLNRQNMLFSATMTGAVKQLSEKILKKPLLVEIDNLKAADMTLRQVVHPVEKERKKELLSFLIGSNNYPQVLVFTRTKTEADEVSAELTASGLKNAVIHGDKKHGARDRALSEFREGSARILVATDIAARGLDIEGLDVVINYDIPHVSTDYLHRIGRTGRAGNEGLAITLLSSGEHISWKKIITMLGKNVETVLVPGFEPPADNALVKTRGKSLSKEGEKKGKTAGAFGNKRKKEPVQPKFIGKRGPRVARDEPAGKSASGRDSAFGNTKKPSPKKSGGRGR; encoded by the coding sequence GCTTAGTGCCCATCTTTTAGAGACATTAAGCGCAAAAGGGTACAGTGAGCCGACTCCGATCCAAGCGCAGGTGATTCCGCTTGTACTGCGGGGACGCGATATCCTCGGAGCGGCACAAACGGGGACGGGTAAAACAGCCGCATTTGCTCTTCCAATCATTCAAAAACTAAACGCTTCTTCTGAATCCGGACAAGCCAGTGCCCGGGCGCTGATCATCGTTCCGACACGAGAACTCGCGTCCCAAGTGGCAGAAGCGATCCGTTCGTATGCCGAGGGACTTGAACTTAACTGTATTGCCCTTTACGGCGGTGCCAATATGGCACGTCAGGCGAAAGAGTTATCGGAAGGGGTCGATATCATCGTCGCTACTCCGGGACGTCTGATTGAGCTGAATAAGCAGGGACATGTTCCGCTGTCGCGAATCGAATATCTGGTATTTGACGAAGCCGATACGATTTTCGATATGGGCTTTATCCGCGAAGTGGGGCAGATTATCGATCTTCTTCCCCTTAATCGTCAAAATATGCTCTTTTCGGCAACGATGACGGGTGCGGTCAAACAATTAAGCGAGAAAATTCTCAAAAAGCCTCTTTTGGTTGAGATCGATAATCTCAAAGCCGCCGATATGACATTACGTCAGGTGGTTCATCCGGTGGAAAAAGAGCGTAAAAAGGAGCTGTTGTCATTTTTGATCGGCTCTAACAACTATCCTCAGGTACTTGTATTTACCCGTACCAAAACCGAAGCGGACGAGGTTAGCGCCGAACTCACCGCAAGCGGATTGAAAAATGCCGTCATCCACGGCGATAAAAAGCACGGAGCACGGGATCGTGCATTGAGCGAATTTCGTGAAGGGTCTGCCCGTATTCTTGTCGCGACCGATATCGCGGCCCGCGGTTTGGATATCGAGGGACTCGACGTTGTTATCAACTACGATATTCCCCATGTATCGACCGACTATCTTCATCGTATCGGTCGTACGGGACGTGCAGGTAATGAGGGGCTGGCGATAACGCTTCTTTCATCTGGAGAGCATATTTCATGGAAGAAAATCATCACGATGCTCGGAAAAAACGTCGAAACGGTACTCGTTCCGGGGTTTGAACCGCCAGCCGATAACGCATTGGTCAAAACGCGGGGTAAAAGCCTCTCGAAAGAGGGGGAGAAAAAAGGGAAAACCGCCGGAGCGTTCGGAAACAAACGCAAAAAAGAGCCGGTACAGCCGAAATTCATCGGCAAGCGCGGACCGCGTGTCGCACGTGACGAACCCGCCGGTAAGAGTGCTTCAGGCAGAGACAGCGCTTTTGGAAACACTAAAAAACCTTCGCCGAAAAAATCGGGCGGACGGGGGAGATAA
- the arfB gene encoding alternative ribosome rescue aminoacyl-tRNA hydrolase ArfB: protein MLQISHTVSIPDSEIEITAIRSQGAGGQNVNKVSTAIHLRFDINASTLPDFYKERLLEITDHRITKEGIINIKSQASRSQEENKEAALERLKELIKSVTVVQKKRKPTKPTRNSQKRRMDSKTKHGNIKKMRGKVSGGEG from the coding sequence ATGTTGCAAATCTCCCACACCGTTAGTATTCCCGACTCTGAGATCGAGATAACCGCTATCCGCTCACAAGGAGCGGGAGGGCAGAACGTCAACAAAGTCTCCACCGCTATCCATCTGCGTTTTGATATCAACGCCTCGACACTTCCCGACTTTTACAAAGAACGGCTTTTAGAGATCACCGATCACCGTATTACGAAAGAGGGGATCATCAACATCAAATCCCAAGCATCACGCTCACAGGAAGAGAACAAAGAAGCGGCATTGGAGCGGCTCAAAGAACTGATCAAAAGCGTCACGGTGGTGCAGAAAAAGCGTAAACCGACCAAACCGACCCGAAATTCGCAGAAAAGACGGATGGACAGTAAGACGAAGCATGGGAATATTAAAAAGATGCGGGGGAAAGTGAGCGGCGGGGAAGGGTGA
- a CDS encoding methyl-accepting chemotaxis protein: MNNLNLDVTEFGIAEADVAKYIRLGLECEKNLSTLNKDSFTVLNEISAGSLNTRLDVTRYEGVYKEVAQSVNAMADVYTGFMDRLPIPAVAFDKNFTIKWANALSETITRSPKGGMVGTKCYNQFHADDCNTTSCACDMAMRTDKMCDHECQAKPVGLTKTLDIKYFGSPLKDTNGVIVGSFEYILDQTDAQEKTREIDKIMSYTNNEIKELQTILDNVAKGELNTYYVPMPTQDADLIDANKTFSALSVYTTHTIDNLKSMISNFEVASAAVTVGELSTRVDDKGLEGGYKTIITAVNNLLHDVETAFKEVNGGMERLVNGNFVDKITNEYKGDYNVTKTAINNVAATMELMLSNFEEAGAAVAVGDLKTQVKKEGLIGGYMTIINAVNSLLRDVDGGFAEVINALKELEAGNLTYRITKEYKGDYDTVKQTANNLGTQLENMVAQINGAAYEITSASGGVSSSSQSLSAGATQQASSLEETSAALEEMSASISESAKNAQQTNQLAEEAASMAIEGGDAVVKTVQAMQSISEKIGIIEDIVYQTNLLALNAAIEAARAGEHGKGFAVVAAEVRKLAKRSQIAAQEISQTASESVKVSQRAGSLISEVVPKIQNTAKLVKDIANAAKEQDVGIGQINSAMTQLDQVTQTNAASSQEMASAAVELNEQANSLIRMMQFFKISNTGNATSNNPLARVSSASRPSAIAGNQSGLDLRNFDRY; the protein is encoded by the coding sequence TCTTTAAATACCAGACTCGACGTTACCCGTTACGAAGGAGTCTACAAAGAGGTAGCTCAATCTGTCAACGCCATGGCGGATGTGTACACAGGGTTTATGGACCGATTGCCGATCCCGGCTGTCGCTTTTGATAAGAACTTTACCATTAAATGGGCGAATGCTCTATCTGAAACAATTACGAGAAGTCCAAAAGGGGGAATGGTCGGGACAAAATGTTATAACCAGTTTCATGCCGACGATTGTAATACGACATCATGTGCATGCGATATGGCTATGCGAACGGATAAAATGTGCGATCATGAATGTCAAGCCAAACCGGTCGGCCTAACTAAAACGTTAGACATCAAATATTTCGGTTCGCCTCTAAAAGATACAAACGGTGTCATTGTCGGTTCTTTTGAATATATCTTGGATCAAACCGATGCTCAAGAAAAAACGAGAGAAATCGATAAAATCATGTCTTATACCAATAATGAGATCAAAGAATTACAAACCATTTTGGACAATGTGGCGAAAGGGGAACTCAATACCTACTACGTTCCAATGCCGACCCAAGATGCCGATTTGATTGATGCTAACAAAACATTTAGCGCATTGTCCGTCTATACGACTCATACCATCGATAATCTCAAAAGCATGATCTCTAACTTTGAAGTAGCCAGTGCAGCCGTAACTGTCGGTGAGCTATCAACCCGAGTGGATGACAAAGGGCTTGAGGGGGGATATAAAACCATTATAACCGCCGTCAATAATCTCCTTCACGATGTCGAAACAGCCTTTAAAGAAGTAAACGGCGGTATGGAACGTCTGGTAAACGGAAACTTCGTCGATAAAATCACAAATGAATACAAAGGGGACTATAACGTCACCAAAACAGCGATCAACAACGTTGCCGCGACGATGGAACTGATGCTCTCCAATTTTGAAGAAGCCGGAGCGGCTGTTGCGGTCGGAGACCTAAAAACTCAAGTAAAAAAAGAAGGTTTGATCGGCGGATACATGACCATAATCAATGCGGTCAACAGCCTTCTTAGAGATGTTGACGGTGGCTTTGCAGAAGTGATCAACGCATTAAAAGAGTTAGAAGCAGGGAATTTAACGTACAGAATCACAAAAGAGTACAAAGGTGATTATGATACGGTGAAACAAACGGCAAATAATTTGGGAACACAGTTGGAGAACATGGTTGCACAAATTAATGGTGCCGCGTATGAAATTACAAGTGCATCAGGGGGAGTCAGTTCTTCATCCCAATCTCTTTCAGCCGGAGCTACACAGCAAGCGTCTTCATTGGAAGAGACGAGTGCCGCATTGGAAGAGATGAGCGCAAGCATCAGCGAATCGGCTAAAAACGCTCAACAAACCAATCAATTGGCTGAAGAAGCGGCCTCTATGGCGATCGAAGGGGGAGATGCCGTCGTCAAAACCGTGCAAGCCATGCAAAGCATCAGCGAAAAAATCGGTATCATCGAAGACATCGTATATCAAACAAACCTTCTCGCCCTCAATGCGGCGATCGAAGCGGCTCGTGCAGGCGAGCACGGTAAAGGATTCGCCGTTGTCGCCGCAGAAGTTCGAAAATTGGCGAAACGTTCTCAAATAGCGGCTCAAGAGATTTCTCAGACTGCGAGTGAAAGCGTCAAAGTAAGCCAACGTGCAGGATCTTTGATCAGCGAAGTGGTTCCTAAAATTCAAAACACCGCTAAACTGGTAAAAGATATCGCCAATGCGGCAAAAGAGCAAGATGTCGGTATCGGACAAATTAATAGTGCCATGACACAGTTAGACCAAGTGACGCAAACGAATGCAGCATCATCGCAAGAGATGGCAAGTGCGGCGGTAGAGCTCAATGAACAAGCTAACAGTTTGATTCGAATGATGCAGTTCTTTAAAATTTCAAATACCGGAAATGCTACCTCTAACAATCCTTTAGCGAGAGTTTCATCGGCTTCACGTCCATCAGCGATTGCAGGAAATCAGAGTGGTTTGGATTTACGAAACTTTGATCGCTACTAA
- a CDS encoding chemotaxis protein CheV translates to MTTYNTDELEDITKMGLTDIDEDEDELDIIKLVSTNANDTSQYLIFVGSDNQYYAKNVSKIEELLVYSDLKIARNPEGGLIIGTADVRGNMTTIVNFDRWFGNKVLDDSEYELVILAHYGGHKMGIVVKKVEYIVNIPAETMIDNSENNEKTSFITKVLISGKEELCSIFDSDKMLLDVFDKIDTDSRLHFKDLKSIDRTTKKVIFADDSRFIRKMVVELFHALNVNYVMYTNGKELIDGIKNIPDDEIGLFITDLEMPVMGGREVMKFIRDNKSYDSIKIIVHTNMSNDSMKENLATAGADKIIGKVNMLKLGEAIHELII, encoded by the coding sequence ATGACAACTTATAATACCGATGAGCTGGAAGACATTACGAAAATGGGGCTAACCGATATTGATGAGGATGAAGATGAATTGGATATCATCAAACTCGTCAGTACGAACGCCAATGACACCAGTCAATATCTTATTTTTGTAGGAAGTGACAACCAATACTACGCTAAAAATGTATCTAAAATTGAAGAGCTCCTCGTTTACAGTGATTTAAAAATTGCCAGAAATCCTGAGGGCGGACTAATCATAGGGACTGCTGATGTTCGCGGTAATATGACGACTATTGTCAATTTTGACCGCTGGTTCGGAAACAAAGTATTGGATGACAGTGAATATGAGTTGGTAATATTAGCCCATTACGGCGGTCATAAAATGGGAATCGTCGTTAAGAAAGTTGAATATATTGTCAATATCCCGGCCGAAACAATGATCGATAACTCCGAAAACAATGAAAAAACATCGTTCATTACGAAAGTACTGATTTCAGGAAAAGAGGAACTATGCAGCATTTTTGACAGCGATAAAATGCTTTTGGATGTTTTTGACAAAATCGATACAGATAGCCGTTTGCATTTCAAAGACCTGAAATCTATCGACAGAACTACTAAGAAAGTTATTTTTGCTGACGACAGCCGTTTTATCCGAAAAATGGTTGTAGAACTTTTCCATGCATTAAATGTGAATTATGTGATGTATACAAACGGAAAAGAGCTTATAGACGGAATCAAAAACATTCCGGACGACGAAATAGGGCTTTTTATAACCGATTTGGAGATGCCGGTGATGGGCGGCAGAGAAGTCATGAAATTTATAAGAGATAATAAGAGTTATGACTCTATCAAGATTATCGTCCACACGAATATGTCCAATGACAGTATGAAAGAAAATCTCGCGACAGCCGGTGCCGATAAAATAATCGGAAAAGTAAATATGCTTAAGCTTGGTGAAGCAATCCATGAATTGATCATCTAA